The following DNA comes from Thermococcus piezophilus.
TCTTGACCATCTCAAGGGCCTTGTAGATGAGCTCCTCACGCTCGGCCTTGGTTTCGCCGATGCCGTGTATGAGGAGCGGCTCCTCGAGGATGTCAAATATCCTAAAGCGCGGGTTCATGGAGGAGAATGGATCCTGGAAGATTATCTGAACACGCCTTCTGTACTCAAGGATCTCCTCCTTGGTTTTGACGTCGGTAACGTCCTTACCCTCGAGATATATTCTACCATCCGTAGGCTCGAGGAGCTTGACTATGAGTTTACCAGTGGTGGACTTACCACAACCGCTCTCACCGACTAGGGCAAAGACCTCCTGCTTCCCAATCTCGAAGCTTATGCCATCAACGGCCCTAACGTACTTCTGGGGTTCACCCTTGAGGGCGCTGACCAGTCCCCTCTTGATCGGGAAGTACTTCTTAAGTTTTTCAACTTTTAGTACCGGCTCCGCCATCTCTCACACCTCACAACAGCCAGCATGCGGCGTAGTGATCCCTATCAATTTCCTTCAGCTCGGGCTCCTGCTCCTTACAAACCTGCATCGCGTACGGGCACCTCGGGTGGAAGCGGCATCCCTTGGGCGGGGTGATCAGGTTGGGCGGCTGTCCAGGGATGAACTCGAGCTTCTCAATGTCTTCGTGGAGCCTCGGTATTGCCGCAAGGAGCTTCTGGGTGTACGGGTGGGCCGGCTCGTAGTAGATCTTCTCGCTGTCGCCTATCTCAATGATCTTACCGGCGTACATTATCGCAACGCGGTCGCTAATCTCAGCGAGGATGCTGAGGTCGTGGGTGATGAATATCATCGAAAGGCCGAGCTCCTTCTTGAGCTTCTTCATGAGGTTGATAATCTGGGCCTGAACAACGACGTCCAGAGCGGTTGTCGGCTCATCGGCGATAACCACATCAGGCTCGAGGAGCAGGGCAGTTGCGATGATGACACGCTGCTTCATACCACCTGAAAGCTCATGCGGATAACGGTAGACGATGTCGGGCGGAAGACCAACGAGTTCGAGGTACTTCTGCGCCCTGTCGAGGGCGTCCTCCTTGTCCATGTCCTTGTGGAGCAAGAGGGGTTCTATCATCTGATA
Coding sequences within:
- a CDS encoding ABC transporter ATP-binding protein: MAKNVLEVKDLKMYYFTSKGVVKAVDNITFNLKKGEVLGLAGESGCGKSSLGFTLMGMPTPPGKIVGGSVKIDGREIVGLPEDVLRKEIRWQRISMIFQGAMNALNPVYTVGYQMIEPLLLHKDMDKEDALDRAQKYLELVGLPPDIVYRYPHELSGGMKQRVIIATALLLEPDVVIADEPTTALDVVVQAQIINLMKKLKKELGLSMIFITHDLSILAEISDRVAIMYAGKIIEIGDSEKIYYEPAHPYTQKLLAAIPRLHEDIEKLEFIPGQPPNLITPPKGCRFHPRCPYAMQVCKEQEPELKEIDRDHYAACWLL